A region of Allocoleopsis franciscana PCC 7113 DNA encodes the following proteins:
- a CDS encoding Uma2 family endonuclease: protein MMISSDGHRGTALVNSLATDTWVKASWEEFIALAGDPAYLDGRFYYHQGLLRIEMSPLGPRHGRQNSIISKAVSLFATIKNVRIVEFANTSFRKAGIGEFQPDLAFYIGSGLRVPPQTDAPIDLEEYDPPTLVVELGSISVSDDLGRKRLLYEQSGVEEYWVNDLNVEEVIAFAIADGRSGRVSKSLVLPELAIALVEEAIKRSHLEDDTKINLWLLKTFSQG from the coding sequence ATGATGATTTCCTCGGATGGGCACAGGGGCACTGCCCTCGTCAACAGTTTGGCGACAGATACCTGGGTCAAAGCTAGCTGGGAAGAGTTTATTGCTCTGGCGGGAGATCCTGCTTATCTCGATGGCAGGTTTTATTACCATCAAGGACTCTTAAGAATTGAGATGTCGCCCCTTGGCCCTCGACATGGCCGTCAAAATTCGATTATTTCCAAGGCGGTTAGTCTTTTTGCCACCATTAAGAATGTGCGGATTGTTGAGTTTGCGAATACTAGTTTTCGGAAGGCCGGTATTGGTGAATTTCAACCCGATTTGGCATTCTATATTGGTTCGGGTTTGAGAGTGCCACCGCAAACGGATGCCCCCATCGATTTGGAAGAGTATGACCCCCCGACATTGGTTGTGGAACTTGGTAGCATTTCGGTTAGTGATGATTTGGGACGGAAGCGCTTATTGTATGAACAGTCGGGGGTTGAGGAATATTGGGTGAATGATTTGAATGTGGAGGAAGTGATTGCGTTTGCGATCGCAGATGGGCGCAGTGGTCGAGTGAGCAAGTCTCTGGTGCTGCCGGAATTAGCGATCGCATTGGTGGAGGAAGCGATCAAACGCAGTCACCTTGAGGATGATACCAAGATTAATCTTTGGCTGCTTAAGACTTTTAGCCAAGGGTAA